In Bacillus sp. KH172YL63, one genomic interval encodes:
- a CDS encoding TerC family protein — MDASMLLEYGWVLLILVGLEGILAADNAVVMAVMVKHLPVEQRKKALFYGLLGAFVFRFAALFLISFLVNVWQVQAVGALYLFYVAIHHFVKKRKGTDTMESDAAKGSGFWTTVLKVELADIAFAVDSMLAAVALAVTLQPTGWFEVGGIDGGQFIVMFLGGVIGLVIMRFAATWFVKLLERYPTLESAAFLIVGWVGVKLAVFTLAHPDVAILDHHFPESKGWKLIFWSVLILLSVGGYLLSRRRAKQAES, encoded by the coding sequence ATGGATGCTTCAATGTTATTGGAATATGGATGGGTGCTTCTTATATTGGTGGGCCTTGAAGGAATATTAGCTGCAGACAATGCTGTTGTCATGGCTGTCATGGTAAAACATTTGCCTGTGGAACAAAGGAAGAAAGCATTATTTTATGGCCTATTAGGGGCATTTGTGTTTAGATTCGCTGCTCTCTTTCTCATTTCATTCCTCGTCAATGTATGGCAGGTCCAAGCTGTGGGAGCGTTATATTTATTCTATGTAGCAATACATCATTTCGTAAAGAAAAGAAAAGGCACAGACACAATGGAATCAGATGCGGCGAAAGGATCCGGGTTCTGGACGACTGTCCTCAAAGTTGAGCTCGCTGATATTGCATTTGCGGTTGATTCTATGTTGGCAGCAGTTGCACTGGCCGTAACTCTTCAGCCAACTGGATGGTTTGAGGTTGGGGGGATTGACGGTGGTCAGTTTATCGTTATGTTCCTCGGAGGAGTCATTGGGCTGGTGATTATGAGATTTGCCGCTACCTGGTTTGTGAAACTGCTCGAAAGGTATCCTACTTTAGAATCCGCTGCGTTCTTGATTGTCGGCTGGGTCGGTGTGAAACTGGCTGTATTCACCCTTGCTCATCCCGATGTGGCAATCCTTGATCATCACTTCCCTGAATCAAAAGGATGGAAGCTTATATTCTGGAGTGTTTTGATTTTGTTATCAGTCGGCGGATACTTGCTTTCAAGAAGAAGAGCGAAGCAAGCAGAATCTTAA
- a CDS encoding anti-sigma factor domain-containing protein encodes MKKGIIMEIKDHNLVMMTPDGEFLTSRKQPGMQYAVGEEIPFFPVAGGQRSAKSIGRWKWKVPASIMTAIIIIVTLLSGSMVGQDTAYAYVSVDINPSMELALNKDQQVISITPYNEDAEKLLKKLYGWDHEEVSAVTEKIFLLSEKMGYLKENQHVLITSSFIKGSDRQKESELKAELNKFAEGFSTGHNANIIMKETSEKVREEASEKGMTAGSFIQQTEEKKDKASVEDHKKPDIKEINEKKPAPSIQKNEPEQQEKKPDHPVKTEKPQQKEKTEQHSQKSQPPAAVPQPKAPAEKKGSTHHGKQEYKRNNDHKSPRSEREDFRSGRHDSKLHDRVNHGEQREKNRHDRKDQKRE; translated from the coding sequence ATGAAAAAAGGGATCATTATGGAAATCAAGGATCACAACCTTGTGATGATGACACCGGATGGGGAATTCCTGACGAGCAGAAAGCAGCCTGGTATGCAGTATGCAGTCGGTGAAGAGATTCCTTTCTTCCCAGTCGCAGGGGGGCAACGCAGCGCAAAATCAATCGGCAGATGGAAATGGAAAGTGCCGGCATCCATCATGACAGCCATCATCATCATTGTTACCTTATTGTCAGGCTCTATGGTAGGGCAGGATACGGCGTATGCGTATGTTTCAGTCGATATCAACCCGAGTATGGAATTGGCTCTGAATAAGGATCAACAGGTGATCAGCATCACACCTTATAATGAAGATGCCGAAAAGCTCTTAAAGAAGCTCTACGGCTGGGACCATGAAGAAGTGAGCGCTGTGACTGAAAAAATCTTCTTGTTAAGTGAGAAGATGGGATACTTGAAAGAAAACCAACATGTCCTGATCACCTCTTCCTTCATCAAAGGATCGGACCGTCAAAAGGAAAGTGAACTTAAAGCTGAATTGAACAAATTTGCCGAAGGCTTCAGCACTGGGCATAATGCGAACATCATCATGAAAGAAACCTCGGAGAAAGTCAGGGAAGAAGCATCAGAGAAAGGGATGACGGCGGGTTCATTCATCCAGCAAACCGAGGAGAAAAAAGACAAAGCGAGTGTAGAGGATCATAAAAAGCCGGATATAAAAGAAATAAATGAGAAGAAACCCGCTCCTTCTATCCAAAAAAACGAGCCTGAACAACAGGAGAAAAAACCCGATCACCCGGTTAAAACAGAAAAGCCACAGCAGAAAGAAAAAACTGAACAACATTCTCAGAAGTCCCAACCGCCTGCCGCTGTCCCTCAACCTAAAGCTCCGGCAGAGAAGAAGGGATCCACACATCACGGCAAGCAGGAGTATAAAAGGAACAATGATCATAAATCCCCCCGTTCTGAGAGAGAGGATTTCCGGAGCGGCAGACATGATTCAAAACTCCATGACCGGGTAAATCACGGTGAACAAAGAGAAAAAAATCGTCATGATCGAAAAGATCAAAAAAGAGAGTAA
- the sigI gene encoding RNA polymerase sigma factor SigI, protein MLNLLLFLLTKQKKKQSLEEMAVRIQNGDESLLNTVLEDYKPFIKKTVSSVCKRYIYESDDEFSIGLIAFHDAILKYNHERGSSVISFSEVIIKRKVIDYIRKNGKVQDISIDFALAGDGDEETNLTLDQLVSVEEYRKQKEAQLRREEISSFKEQLTQYKLTFNDLIEQSPKHDDARVNAILIAKKVVASVELMDYLLEKKRLPIKKLEKQVNVSRKTIERNRKYIIAIALILVGDYVYLRDYLKGRLEI, encoded by the coding sequence ATGCTAAATTTATTATTATTTCTATTAACAAAACAAAAAAAGAAACAATCACTAGAAGAGATGGCAGTCAGAATCCAAAATGGTGATGAATCTTTGTTGAATACAGTACTGGAAGACTATAAGCCGTTTATCAAAAAGACGGTTTCTTCCGTCTGTAAAAGATATATTTATGAAAGCGATGATGAATTTAGCATCGGCCTGATCGCTTTCCATGATGCGATCCTAAAGTATAATCACGAGCGGGGATCTTCTGTCATCAGCTTTTCTGAAGTGATCATCAAGCGGAAAGTCATAGACTATATCAGGAAAAACGGAAAAGTGCAGGATATCAGCATTGATTTCGCACTGGCTGGAGATGGTGATGAAGAGACAAACCTGACACTCGATCAGCTGGTATCTGTTGAAGAATACCGCAAGCAGAAGGAAGCACAGCTACGCCGTGAAGAAATCTCTTCTTTCAAAGAACAGCTGACACAATATAAATTGACCTTCAATGATCTGATCGAACAGTCACCGAAGCATGATGATGCAAGGGTCAATGCCATCCTCATCGCCAAAAAGGTTGTGGCTTCAGTAGAACTGATGGATTATTTATTAGAAAAGAAACGTTTACCTATCAAAAAATTAGAAAAGCAGGTAAACGTCAGCAGAAAGACAATCGAAAGAAACAGGAAATATATCATAGCGATTGCGCTTATTCTTGTAGGGGATTATGTGTATTTACGGGATTACTTAAAAGGACGGTTAGAGATATGA
- a CDS encoding alpha/beta-type small acid-soluble spore protein: MAKSTNKLLVPGVEQYLDQVKYEIAQEFGVTLGSDTVARSNGSVGGEITKRLVKQAQSQLSGQQTK, from the coding sequence ATGGCAAAGAGCACAAATAAATTACTTGTTCCTGGAGTAGAACAATACCTGGATCAAGTGAAGTATGAAATTGCCCAAGAATTCGGTGTGACGCTTGGATCCGATACAGTTGCCCGTTCAAACGGTTCTGTCGGAGGAGAAATTACGAAACGCCTCGTCAAACAGGCTCAGTCCCAACTTTCAGGACAACAAACTAAATAA
- a CDS encoding DUF5667 domain-containing protein, whose translation MKKQPFNIMKSSFAVLVAGSITLSGTAAFANSNDDNIDTVKLEQQANQEVSVNDEAVMDSAKEELENLKDSAEAPSLLPGDFFYFAKLAIEKIQLAFTMDDRKEAKLLAEYASERLAEAGALFADGKQEEALEALNKAVDMMDESEDQWSESDDKEKDAEPGDEEASSEADQEDDSSKEDEANEGGTPSDADETDASHEGDKVDELMAQNISSLKANVEKVKNPKAKAALVKNIEKSYVKLAEKLAKLEAKASKKEAETEDVEKSEPQTQEDAEKEESTEKSDESQPSTPAQPEEVKAEEVKEDHAPAPAKEAHHEKKEAKKEWKASHEEMKQEMKKVHRNVKKEEKEHRHEWKQESKQKRHELKEEKKHHGGKDHQEGQRHNEKRDEGGKGKHKE comes from the coding sequence ATGAAAAAACAACCATTCAACATCATGAAATCATCCTTTGCCGTACTGGTAGCCGGTTCCATTACCCTTTCCGGAACGGCCGCATTTGCAAATTCCAATGATGACAACATCGATACGGTAAAATTGGAGCAGCAAGCGAACCAGGAAGTATCCGTAAACGATGAAGCAGTCATGGATTCAGCCAAGGAAGAACTTGAAAACCTGAAGGATTCTGCAGAAGCACCTTCCTTATTACCGGGGGACTTCTTCTATTTTGCCAAGCTTGCGATTGAAAAGATCCAGCTGGCCTTTACTATGGACGATAGAAAAGAAGCGAAATTATTGGCTGAGTATGCCTCTGAGAGATTGGCTGAGGCAGGAGCATTATTTGCAGACGGAAAGCAGGAAGAAGCCCTTGAAGCGCTGAATAAGGCCGTTGATATGATGGATGAATCTGAAGATCAATGGTCAGAATCTGACGACAAAGAAAAGGATGCTGAACCGGGGGATGAAGAAGCATCCTCAGAAGCGGACCAAGAAGACGACTCATCAAAAGAAGATGAAGCAAACGAAGGTGGGACGCCTTCTGATGCAGATGAAACAGATGCATCTCATGAAGGAGATAAAGTGGACGAGCTTATGGCTCAAAACATCTCGTCTCTCAAAGCTAATGTAGAAAAAGTGAAGAACCCCAAAGCAAAAGCTGCCCTGGTGAAAAATATTGAGAAAAGCTATGTGAAATTAGCTGAAAAGCTTGCAAAGCTTGAAGCTAAAGCATCAAAAAAGGAAGCTGAAACTGAAGACGTGGAGAAGTCTGAACCACAAACGCAGGAAGATGCTGAAAAAGAAGAAAGCACAGAAAAGTCAGATGAATCTCAACCTTCAACACCAGCGCAGCCGGAAGAAGTAAAGGCTGAAGAAGTGAAAGAGGATCATGCACCTGCTCCGGCAAAAGAAGCACACCATGAGAAAAAAGAAGCGAAAAAGGAATGGAAAGCTTCACATGAAGAAATGAAACAAGAAATGAAAAAAGTACACAGGAACGTGAAGAAAGAAGAGAAGGAACACCGTCATGAATGGAAACAAGAATCGAAGCAAAAACGTCATGAGTTGAAAGAAGAAAAGAAACATCATGGTGGAAAGGATCATCAGGAGGGTCAGCGCCACAATGAAAAAAGGGACGAAGGCGGTAAGGGAAAACATAAAGAATAA